Within Larus michahellis chromosome 5, bLarMic1.1, whole genome shotgun sequence, the genomic segment GGTTACACTTGCTGCAGATCATAGAACTATCAGGAGCCTGCCTTGGCTTGGGTAGCCCCCAGTAACAatgctgctttctctgtctttacCTGCACAAggcacagggaggaagaaaattgGTGGCAAATTTGATGCCAGAGTCAATTTTCCCTGCAGAGATCTTTTCTTTCTAGGAATGTCTTCTTGCTTCAAAAACTGATTTTGATAACAGCAGGCTGAGTGGCTTTGCATGTAAACAGTTGGAAATGAAACCATTGACCTGGTATTACAAGCAATTGGGCAAGGAGGTAGGAGAAGAGGATTACTGTTCCCCAGGAGGAATTGAATGTGCTACTTTTGAAGCAGGGAAGGAGAGTGCTCCTTCCAGCACGCAGAGAAGGGCTACTTCCCCAGTGATCTTCAGGAAAAGCAAAGATACAAAAACTGGGTTAGCCCAAATAAAAGATGTACTGACCCAATGCAGGGATGCTCTGAAAATAAAGGAGGACAAGCCTGGAAAATAGCTCAGATGGGCACAATTTAGGAAGTGTCCATGAAGTACCTCTGTTTCCCAGGGTCAGGATCTGACACCAGCCAAGCAGGAAGGATGGGAATAGCTTTATCCTCAGGTTTAGTCCCTCCCAGCAGAGCCTTCCAGATCATGAGCATCCCTGCATACCTGTTCCCCCTGAGCCTGAGTAATGTCTCCGGAGCCAAACCATGGtcccagcccccagggctgcctccGCTGGCTTTGGGCAACTCCTGAACCCTGCTTGGagctagaatcatagaattgttgaggttggaagggacctttaagatcatcgagtccaacctttagcctaccctgacaagagccacttctaaaccatgtccctaagtgccccatctaccttttttttaaacacctccagggatggtgaatccaccacctccctgggcagcctattccaatgcttaataaccctttcagtgaaaaaatgtctcctaatatctaatctaaacctcccctgacgtaacttgaacccgtttcccctcgtcctatcacttgtcaccagggagaagaggtcagcccccatctctctacaacctcctttcaggtagttgtagagggtgataaggtctcccctcagcctcctcttctccaggctaaacaaccccagctccctcagtcgttcttcataaggtttgtaagCTGGTTCTTACCTTCACACAGCCATGCTTTCTCTCAGGCCTGTGCGGTTTCCTCCCTGTCTTTTGCATTCTTTGTTTGGCTTTACCAGCTAATGCTGCAATTTTTTGCCTAACCAGGGGTGACCTCATGCTCAGAAAAGCATTTAGCAGAAATCTGGTCAAGGTTTGTTAGGACTCAGAGGGCCTCAAAAGGTGATTTTGCCCCTGCTTGTCTGTTACTGATGGGAAAGATGGGAACCGAAACTGAGCCTTTGCGATCTGTAGTTTTAGTAATTAGTCAGTTTAGTAATTTAGTGTGGTGACTATAACTCTGCACCGGGTCAGTTCTCTCCAAGCGTGAATGTGGTTAGATTTGCAGGGCCATCCAAAAGAGAACGCATCATTCTTGTGGGGGCTCTCCACAATAAAGAAGAGAATAAAGGCTGTGAAACTCATTGTCCCAAGGCCcacttttcatttcaaatgcttttctttctcttcgtGGCTCTGAAGTAACAGCTTACAGCATGTGCTTTAACGGTAGCTGTTACAATATGAGAAGGTGGGAGGACGCAACTGTTCTCAGGCCCCCAAAGCAGGCTGGAGTAGTCAGTACTGTACAAAAACGGTAACATTTTAAAACCTCCAAACCTTTGGCCACAGTGCATCGCTAGCATTTTTAAGGGTAGAGTCACACAACTCGGGAGATCTGGGTGTCCGCAGCCTCTATCAGGCTGCATCGCGGTCCCACTATAAAAAGTCCCTGTTTCCCCACCATGTAGCAGCACTGTAAATTCCCAGGCGCGTTTCTCTGAGCCCTAGGAGCAAAGCTCGGCTGAGGATCCTGAAGAAGGCAGTGTTGAGGATCTGGCCAGATGTatgcagcaaaggaaacaaagcGCGGCAGGAAGGTGGCAGAGTTGCTCTGACTAACCAGAGGGTCACCGGGTTTCGCACCCTCCAGCACGGAAACGCACGTAATTTCGCACGTAATCTCGGTTTCTTGCAGGGCTGGATGAAAAACCAGTCTTTGCCTGCTGCAGAAACGACGCGGAGATCCGCAGTACAAAGAGCTTTTGCTGTTCCCCCACGGGGTGAGCTGTGCCCCGTGAGCCCAGCGGCTCGCAAACCTCGCAGACAGCCCGGGGGCAGGGTGCGACCCGGGGGCGGCGGCTGCTCTCACACACCGTGGTCCCGGGAACGCCCCGGCGCCGCTATCGCTGCCggcaccaccgccccccccgcaCCGGGGGCTGACGCTGCAAGGGGCAGCCCCGCAGGCTGGGAAGCTCAGGGCCGGCGGCAGCGACCCTTCCACCCCGGGAGGAGCTCCCGGTGCCCGGCGGGCGGGGGTTTCCCGACAGGCCGGGGCGGGCCGTGCCCGCGTCCccgcccccggcggggcggcggcggttACGTGCGCGGGGCGGTGCGGCGCGCTTGGCAGTGCCGGCGCCGAGCCGCGGGGAGCCCCGAGCCCGCtgcggcggcgacggcggcggcgacGCGCATCGCGGCCGCGCCCATGGcgagcagcagcggcggcaggtagggtcgggcggggcgggggcccgCTCCCCCGGCCATGGCGCAGACGGAGCCCCCGAAGGCGGTGCGGCTGTGGCGCGACGCCGCCCTGCGCGCACGGAagctgcggggcggccccggcgagCCCGAGTCCGAGCCGGAGCCGGACGCCGGGCCGCcgggggggccgccgccgccccccaccgCCGCTGCGTCTCGCTGCTCGCccccggcggcggtggcggcggcggccctggGGGAGCTGGACGCGCTGAACCTGAGCGggcgggggctggaggagctgcccgAGGAGGTGGGCGCCGCCCTGAGCGGGCTGCGGGTCCTCAGCCTGCGGCGCAACCGTCTGGGccgcctgcccgccgccgccctgcGCCACCTGAGCCGCCTGGCCGAACTCGACCTCAGCCACAACCGGCTGCGGGGCCTGGGGGACGGCGGGGCgctggcggggctgcggggcctgCGCAAGCTCAGCCTCAGCCACAACGAGCTGGGCGCCGAGGGCCCGGGCCTGCCCCCCCGCCTGGCCGAGCTGGGCCGCCTGGAGGAGCTGGACCTCAGCTTTAACCGCCTGCGCCGCCTGCCCGAGGGCCTGGGCCACCTGCGGCACCTCCGCGCCCTCGACGTCGACCACAAcctgctgccctccttccccgccCCGCTGCTGGAGCTGGCCGCTTTGGAGGAGCTCGACTGCTCAGGCAACCGCCACCTCGGGGCCCTGCCCGAGGGCATCGCCGCCCTCCACCGCCTCAAGATCCTCTGGCTGAGCGGCACCGGGCTGGCGGCCCTGCCCGAGGGCCTCTGCCAGCTGAGTGCCCTGGAGAGCCTCATGCTGGACGGCAACCGGCTACgggctctgcctgctggcttTGGCAGCCTGCAGCGGCTCAAGATGCTGAACCTCTCCTCCAATCTACTGGGGGACTTCCCCActgccatcttggcgctgcccaGCCTGGAGGAGCTCTACCTGAGTCGCAACCAGCTCACCCTGCTGCCCCCTCGCCTCTGTCAGCTCCGCCAGCTCCGCGCCCTTTGGCTGGACAACAACCACATCCGCTACCTGCCTGACTCCATCGTGCTCCTCCACAGCCTGGAGGAGCTGGTCCTGCAAGGCAACCAGATTGCCATCCTGCCTGAGGGCTTCGGGCAGCTCTCCCGCGTCACCCTGTGGAAGATCAAAGACAACCCCCTCATCCAGCCCCCCTATGAGGTGTGCATGAAAGGCATCCCTTACATTGCAGCTTACCAGCACGAGCTGGCCCACTCCCAGCCTGCCCTCAAACCCCGCCTCAAGCTTGTCCTCATGGGCCTAAAGGATGCAGGAAAGACCCTGCTGAGACGATGTCTCATGGAGGAGGATGGGCAGAGGGAGAACATGGGAAATCTGGAAGCAGGGAGCACCCAGCCCAGAGGGtgccctgggaagcagcaggacaTTGGGAGAGTGCCAGTTGGATGTTGTCCCTTCCTGGAGCCTCAGGATGCTTCCTCAGCATGGGTACCTGCCACGCAGCAGCTGGAACATCTCCCTGTTGAGCAGCAGGACATCCCTTCTCACGTGCCCTCTCACCGAGTGACAGGGGAAACACCATGCCCTGCACCATCGCTGCCATCGGATGCCTCCCAAGTACCACCAGGACTGTCAGGAGGCAGCAAGGGCATTGAGGTGATGGACTGGACAGCGGATGCAGAGAGGGGCCTGACATTCATTGTGTACGAGTTGGCGGGGGACCCGAGCTATGATGTGATCCagtctttcttcctctctcctggagcccTGTATGTGCTGGTGGTGAATTTGAGTGCCTATGTCCCTCAGCACTTCTACCCCTCTGTGGGCTATTTCTTGCACTGGCTTGGTTCCAAGGTGCCCCATGCTGTGGTGTGTATGGTGGGAACCCACGCTGACCTCTGTGCGGAGCGGGAGTTGGAAGAGAAGTGCCTGGACATCCATCACCAGATCGCTCAGCAGGAGAAGAGGGATGCTGAGGGACTCCAGAGCTTGGTCCAGCAGGTGGACGAGGCACTGGGACAGGACTTTGACCTGCGCTGCTCCAGCCCGCATGCTGCCTTTTATGGGGTCTCAGACAAGAACTTGCGGCGAAAGAAAGCCCAGTTTCAGTACCTTCTCAACCACCGCCCACAGATCCTCTCTCCAGTGCTGCCTTTCAGCTGCCGGGACCGTTGCCAGGTGCGTCGCCTGCGGGACAAGCTCCTCTCAGTGGCTGAGCACCGGGATATCTTCCCAAACCTGCATCGAGTGTTGCCCAAATCCTGGCAagtgctggaggagctgcacTTCCAGCCACAGGCTCAACAGCTGTGGCTTAGCTGGTGGGACTCTGCCCGGTTGGGCTTGCAGGCAGGCCTGACAGAGGATCGGCTCCAGAGCGCCCTGTCCTACCTGCACGAGAGTGGAAAGCTGCTCTACTTCGAGGAGCACCTCACCTTGCGGGAGTACGTGTTCCACAACCTGCCGCGGCTCATTGACATCCTCAATGTCTTCTGCCAGCGGGATGCCACTGTGCTGCTCCAGAAACTGCTCAGCGACACCCACATTGACGAACTGAGAGCCACTCAGCTCCATCATTACGTGGAGGGGTTCTTGCTGCAtggcctcctccctgcccacgTTATCCGTCTCCTCCTTAAGCCCCACATCCAGAGCAGGGAGGATCTGCAGCTcatcctggagctgctggagaaaatGGGCCTCTGTTACTGTGTCAACAAACCCAAATGCAAGCCCCTAAATGGGGCGGCTGCTTGGTACAAGTTTCCCTGCTACGTGAAAAACGAGGTGCCCCATGCAGAGGCGTGGATCAACGGCGCCAATCTGAGCGGACAGTCCTTTGTGGTTGAGCAGCTGCAGATTGAATATAGCTTTCCATTCATTTTCCCACCCGGCTTGTTTGCACGCTACAGCGTCCAGATTAACAGCCACGTGGTTCAGCGGTCAGATGGCAAATACCAGATCTATGCCTACCGGGGAAAGGTGCCCGTGGTGGTGAGTTACCGGCCTGCcaggggagctctgcagccagatACTCTGTCTATCGCTAGTCATGCGTCCCTACCAAATATCTGGACAGCTTGGCAAGCTATTACCCCTTTAGTGGAAGAACTGAATGTCCTGCTCCAGGAATGGCCGGGCCTGTACTACACTGTGCACGTCCTCTGTTCAAAGTGCCTTAAAAGAGGGTCACCCAACCCCCACACTTTTCCAGGTAAGCCACAGcccagctttcctcctcttctggggCTTTGCCCCTTCTGGAAGGGACTCTTATGGTGTTAGTCTTagctctgtctcttttctttctttctttttttcttctcctctgctctAACTCCCTTCCCTGGTGACTTGAGTCATGAGAGAAAATATTAGGGTAGCTCCAAGGAGACAGGCTTAAAATAACCCTATTCTGAGATGAGGGGGGTGTTATATCCCACTTTGTCCGTGCCATTTCTttctatgttttggattttggCCCCGAGCATTGGCGGTGACATTGTTGAAAAGGCCCTGACCTATCCTTCTCcttgttttcattcctttgaaTGGCACTgcggtttttttcctcattccctTTGCCCTGCAGCTCCCCCTTCCTTGGGGTTATTTGTAAACATGGATAGAGATGCCTAAAAGACTGCAGGTGGCCCCCGTCTCCCCCTTCAACCCTCTACTGCCAAAACCTGGCCTGTGTTGCAGCCTTTCTGAATGCAGGAAAGCTCCTGCTGGTAGACAATGGGTGGGTTGGTCTCCGTAGCCCTGTATAACAAACACTTTCTCACATCTGAGCCCTGTCTCTAGCAGAAAGCATTCCTCCCTGAAGAGAGAGAGGGATACTCCATCTTCTTTGTTTAAGTGTCTCACCTAGAAGTGATTCCCAGACTGCGCCTTTTGGAGCTATTCTTGAGagcaattattttccttcttctcacCCCCTTCATCTAACAAAAAAAGCATAATATCTCTCCTCTGGAACGTGACTAGTTGCGGTGCTTTTTAAAGCTGTCGTTTCTTAAAGTCGTgattttgttggtggtgttttccAGCAGCATCTGTACTGCCTCCTAACCTGtgtcttccctcctctgctggaTTTGCTCTGGGGCTTGCGGGGGCAATGGGAAAGGTGCTTTTGTGTGTAAATCTTCATGAAATCAAAACAGTCTGTACTGCAAGCAGCGctctaaaaatgtgtattttttttacacacacacacaccccaacacacacaccTACCCACGTTGGAAGTATGTtggaacattctttttttttacaggtaGCCTGAAATTGTGTGGGAACTGGAGTATGATTTGAGTTAAAGCAAGCACTGGTGCGGAATTGGTTTGTAGGCAATTGTGAAGAATGTGTGTTTTGGggggctgttttggttttttgttgttttgtgggtttttttctggaccTTGAAAATAAGGAGATGCTGTTTGCTCCTCAGCCTGCGTCCTGTCTCCATCAACCGCATCTCCCTCTAACTGTGCTGCCTTATGTAAGAGCCGTTGGACTGGGGGGGTGTGAACCCACGCTGTGTGAGTTGCTGAGTGGTATCTGCAGGCTGGGTCTTGCTGCTGACATGGTGGCTGGGGCAATGTGATCtgctttctaaaaaaaccctaagactaaaaaacagaaaacccctaaaaaataacaacaaaccaaaccaaaaccaacagaaaaaaaaacaaacctccccAAAATCAGCCAAGATAGCAAACTACGTTTGCAGGTGTGATGGGAGGCTGTCGAAGGTTTAGCTTGTGAATAATTCAGATCTGCagatgcatttcttcttttttctctttttttttgtttgtgaatgTTTTGTggctgattctttttttccctgctgagtAGATGATGCTTTAAAAGTGAAACGTGAAGAGGAGCCGGGCTGTCTGCAAACAGTTGGCATCTTTGCTGACCAGTGACAGTCAGAGCAGGTCTGGAAGCGTAAGAGGGGCACTGAAATCGAAGGGCCTTTTCCTTTAGGATTTGGCTGTGCCATATATGTTTGCCATATATGCCATGTATTCCTACCTCAGAGGTAGGAAAGGATTGCTCTCTCTTGGGAGCCAGGGTGGGTGtgctgggaaggggagatgcAGGTAACCAGTGCATCGTTGGGCATGGGATGAGCAGGGGCTCACATACCAGGCCTCCAAACGCCACCTGGGTGATGCTGCGTGTGGAAATGGAGTTGCAGCATTTCCAAAGCTCTCCAGAGGAGAAGCCAGGCCTTGCTGACAGGAGCACAGGACTTGCCATCCCAAGTggccctgccctggggcagggggtgactGTCTTAACACAAATACTATGCAGGTCTAACTAGGGGAAGAACATGTTGAGAAGACAAATGTGTTTCAAAGGCAGGGCTGATCTGTGGAAGTGCTGAAGAGTGATTAAAGGCTGCAATTAATCGAGAAACCTGCTTGTCTTCTTGGATGATGCTTAAATCTGGCCCAGCTATGATCTCATTTGTATGAAAAATGTGAACCACCATTTGGCTTGGAGAGACCTGTATTTCTGCACTTAATCTAAAATATTCTTTGCTGTGTATCTGCCCTGTGAACAAAGGATTTTTTAGGAGCCCCTAAATGGCAATCATGAAGCTgaagccttcccccccccccccaattttgtTGGTTAGGAGGTGTGTGTGTTTAAAGTCGTGCTGCCAAGCTTGCTCTCATGCAAGTGAATCGTGGCTGGTGTAATTTTTAATAGGGTATAGGAAAGAGATGGGTCTAATGTTACGCAAATGCATAGCAAGGGAGATGTCTATTTCTTTCCAAGCTCTTCCAGCGGAAATCCCTGGCAATTACAATGCAGTTAATTCTTAAATAGGGCTGTGGTCTTTTTTAGGACTGCACTGAAGAACTGCTTTGCAGCCTGTTGACCTTAATAAGGGAAATATTTCTGTAGAGACATTGCCAAATTTGTGCTCAAAAATGGAAGCGCGGTCTGGCTGTGTGTCTGGTTGCGCAATCTGTGTCGTCATTCATGAAACTGGTGGTGCATTCTTTGTTCATCCAAAATTTTCATTGGAATCCTCTTCAAAGAGGGGACTTGGTTGTTCATGAGTTGAGGATTAAtccttgcttttcctcttcttccctctgtcctgcGCGTGCACCCTCTATAACTTCCATTGATAATACACACAGAAAATTTCTAAGAACAAGCTAGTGTGCATAGAATTGGTTAATAAGAATTGGGATTCTGGATTCAGTCTTCTGAGGGTTTATTGCAAACAAACAGTGAAAATAAGTGATACAGAAATGCCTTGATGGGTTCCTTTTAAGGAAGTTTTCATGTTTGAAACAGTTTTGTGGCTGGGTGAAATAGTAATTGAATTGGCATCTGAGCTGGAATCTGTGTGCTTTGAGGCTGCAGTCATCCACTTGGCTGATAAGCCCTGCCAAGCTAAGAAAGGTATACCCCTGCTTGGAGTGACCAAGAAGAATAGTCCACTGCTCCAAGACAATGAGACCTCAGTTGGGTTGTCACAGGCATTGTGAAATGCTGCAATTTTTCTATGTGATATTCTTTTAGCCCCTAGACTGAAGGACTTTTAGGTTGTTCATGTCCCATAAGCTATTAAGTGACTTAAAATTGGTGGATTGGAGGCCATTTGCTGTCTGTCTGATAGTAGACATGTGTGCTTTGTTTGGACAAATGTGACTGGATTTTCTAAGCTTGCTTTCAAGTGCACCTGCTAActtctctgctgctgtctcctcttgCCCTCTGCTCGGCAGGGTCTGGGCCACCCTGGGCTCTTCCACACTGTAGTGTGCACAAAGTGTCCTGATGTCTGATGTGTGATCCTTTTGATGTTtggagtggtggtgggggaggggtgagTTTGACCGGAGGTTTTCCTTTATTCCTGCTTGTGAAGTTACCTGTGTGAACACAGACATAAGAAAGCCGGGGACTTTGTCCATGGCAAAAAACAGGCAAAATGCTGTCACGAGCAAGACAAGGTATTCTGGGTTTTCAcagattaaaaatgtaacaaCAGACAAAAAGCCATGGGTAATACTGTGTGTGAGCCTAGCAGCCCCTCTCCAAAAGGATGCTGCAAAGCCATTGAGGAGCTTTGAGAGATGCTGGAGGACTGGCAAGAGGTGTCCTGTGGAGAGGAAGTGTGCatctcctgcctgccttgctgcccCCTTCCTAAGGTGTCGGAACAGGGAGGAGATCATGAGCCTCTACTCTGCCCATCTCCCACATCAAAGGTGAGTAGAAGCAAGGATTACATGCCAGTCATCTTCAGGGGTACAGATGGAGGTATCATAGCGTAACTTACCTGTGAGACTCTGTGTCATGGCCAGAGCAGAGCTAATTCTAGGCCACCTTATTCATGTGATTGGAAGTGAACCATGCTCACCATCAGTTGGAGTCAAAAGCAAGCACGCGCTCCCTTGGTGGCTGGGATGGAGTCAGGAGATGGAGAGGTGGAAGATCCCATGGTGTGTCATGATGTCAAGTCCCATGCAAGCTGAGGAGAGAGCAGGCGGGACTGGTTTTGTCAGAAGGGCTCAGAAGTTGCTCCAAAATCTGAGCTGCCTCTCTATGAAAGGCTGATGTCAGATATCTAATTGTTCTTTGTAATTAAATTGTAAGCAGTTGTGGTTTTTCACAGACAATTGCAGTAGAGCAACACCTGCTTGTTACAGAGCCTGATGCTGGCATTTGGCAgccttttattttccctgtttgaGGGTGGAgtcttttttgcctgactttcaAAGTAGATGCTGCAGCTGTTTGGGGCTGTTGTCACGTTATCTTGAAGGTTGTGGCTTCAGCAGAGTACTGTGGCATAATCAGAGACAGTAGGGCAAGACCTGAGCACAGTGGGAGCACTGGACGTGGATGATCTGGGTGGTAGGAGAAAGATGAATGAGGCCTTGTGATTCAGGAGGAGAAGAGAACAGATCAGTTGCTGAACCTGGGGAAGCTCTAGCACTGATTATTGAGCTTACCAAGAAGAGCTGATTTCTGTGATGCTGAAGCAACAACCTTGAGTGGTGTGACTGTCTGTACATAATGGTGTAGAAACACGGTCTATTTACCACCAGGGATTCTTAGAGATTTCCTTCATGTTAAGCATGGTGAGCATTTGAGGTCCTCTTGGTTGGTGGCTGTGGTAGGGCGTCTTCTAATTTAACACATTCAGGAAAGAGACAACAAACATTTCATGGTcttggaggaggcagaggaattGCCAGAGGAAGAGTGTGGTGTGTAGCGTGGATGGCTGCCGTGGAACTGTGCCTAGTGGGGTGTAGGTGTGGGAACCAGTCCTTGGGGAGAACTGGAGtagccagcacagagctgggcttGTGCCTGATGGCCTGGTTCAGGGTTAAATAGGAATGGGAGGAACAAACTCAACCATGGATGCCAGAAGAGAGGCAGAGGCTTTGAATTGCCTTCTTAAAgctgtcctgctgcctgcagtgtcTGGTGACCTTGTATTGCATGCATTGCTTTGTGTATTCAGCAGTTTTTTTCTTAAGGGTCCTAATATGGAACTTACTGAAATTACTTGAAATTAGGATGGTAACGTACATATTTAACACTATTTGAAGGAATACTCTTCCTTATGCAAAAAGTTCCTACGCGTTTCTGCTAAATGAAAGGTTTCCTGGTATGTCAGCTTGGTACAAGAAAACTCTGGGTTTGTTCCATAACAGCTTGTCTTGCTCTGCCCCATTCCTCATGGGAATCATCTCTGGACTTTTAGCTGCCATCACTGAACCAGGGAAACACTAGATTTGGTTGAGTGGATCTTTTTGGTTTGGTTAGTGAAGCAAAGCAGAGTTCTTCGCCTTTAAtgcattactttttttgttgttgttgtttgtgctttttatttttacagtcacTGAAATTTGTCTTTGCAGGAGATGACCTGTAAAAGAGACGCTCAGTATCAAATGATTCTTTGTTTCATTGCATGATAACTATTTAaaagctgctggctgtgggggTGAGATGAAATGTTAATGTAGGATTTCCCCTCTCCAGAGTCATTTGGTTACATGAGGACTGATTTGTGCTCTGCTTCAGCACTCTGTGAACACAGATGTCATGAAATGTCCTTTGCTTCCTGCTGTGTGCACGCATTTCTGGTGGTGTGGTGCCTCTTTCTAAAAACACATGTGGAAAGTTTTTCCATGTAAGTTTGGTTGAGATGTATCATGTGCATGATCCACATGCAGATACATTGCAAGGTCCTACTCCTTTTGCATCTCAGGAGAGGATGGCTGGAAATCACCAACAGTGCTGAATCTTTGTTGCTTTTTGGTAATGTTGAGAACATGTTACTTGACATTGGGATAGAGCTCTGAAAAACAAGTTATCAGTTTAAAAGCAACATATGAGTGCATCTATTAGGTAATTCTGTATGCTGTGGCGTCTTGTTGCATTTGCATTATTAAGCAGGTAATTGTGGTAGCCTAGCATGCTCTCCAATTAGTGATTTGCTAATAATAGTGCAGGGTAGTTGTTTGGCTCTTGAAAACAATTTgccaggggagaagggaggaaatgtatttaatgaaaaGTTCTGTGTCAGATTTGAATTCTTGAAAGTCATCAgagtacaattatttttttttttactttttttttttcccccttctgcccTGAGTAGAGGAATAATAACCTCCGCAGATAAGtaaagaaaactgtggcttgggGGGGTGAATACAAGACAATCAGTTACTTCCTTTtatctccctctcctttccttgctTGTGGTAGTTGCACTTGCTATACAGATGTGGGCAACTGTGAGAGTAAGCAGGCTGGCTGGTGCCAAATAAGGTCACCTCTTCTCAGGTGAGCTTGTGGGATGCCAATTTAAAGATGTACTATTGAAGGAAGCACCTTGTAGGGACAAGGAATGGGGAGGGAGTCCTTGAAGTCTGTGTCGGTTATAACAGTCAGACTCTTGCTACTGCAAACAAAATGTGTTGGTGCTTCTGGCTAGCTAAGAACATATACAGGTCTGAGAAAGCAATCCATCTGGGTTGTAGGAGCCTCAGCCTGCCTCCTTGGTCTGCTATACGGTGATCTCCTTGCCTCTACAGCAGGAGAGCTGATGGGATTCTGGTGACCACAGTGTGAAGGAGCTGTGTCTCATACAGAAGATGAGGAGGCATTGTCATTTTTAGAAGCTGTTGAGTGGATGCACTTTACAGCCTGTAATGGGAAGATCACCTGTGTGGATGCAGCCCTTGTTCCAGTGGAGCAGCTGGGAGAGATTTGTCCTCTAGCAGTTTTTGTTGGGAACCAGATGTAAGAAACTGGAGCTGGGGGATTCAAGACCTGTGAAACAACTGGCTGGCTGCGTTTGGGAGAAGTTTTATTTGGGGAGTTCAGTTGGACCATCTTTGAGGGCTTATGGCTCTGCCCCAGCAGGCTGCTGGAGAATGAAGTCATATTGTACTTGTGGTATTTTCCTGGCTAAAGCTTTGTCCTGAATGTGCTGATCGGGTTGCCAATGTGGT encodes:
- the MFHAS1 gene encoding malignant fibrous histiocytoma-amplified sequence 1; this encodes MAQTEPPKAVRLWRDAALRARKLRGGPGEPESEPEPDAGPPGGPPPPPTAAASRCSPPAAVAAAALGELDALNLSGRGLEELPEEVGAALSGLRVLSLRRNRLGRLPAAALRHLSRLAELDLSHNRLRGLGDGGALAGLRGLRKLSLSHNELGAEGPGLPPRLAELGRLEELDLSFNRLRRLPEGLGHLRHLRALDVDHNLLPSFPAPLLELAALEELDCSGNRHLGALPEGIAALHRLKILWLSGTGLAALPEGLCQLSALESLMLDGNRLRALPAGFGSLQRLKMLNLSSNLLGDFPTAILALPSLEELYLSRNQLTLLPPRLCQLRQLRALWLDNNHIRYLPDSIVLLHSLEELVLQGNQIAILPEGFGQLSRVTLWKIKDNPLIQPPYEVCMKGIPYIAAYQHELAHSQPALKPRLKLVLMGLKDAGKTLLRRCLMEEDGQRENMGNLEAGSTQPRGCPGKQQDIGRVPVGCCPFLEPQDASSAWVPATQQLEHLPVEQQDIPSHVPSHRVTGETPCPAPSLPSDASQVPPGLSGGSKGIEVMDWTADAERGLTFIVYELAGDPSYDVIQSFFLSPGALYVLVVNLSAYVPQHFYPSVGYFLHWLGSKVPHAVVCMVGTHADLCAERELEEKCLDIHHQIAQQEKRDAEGLQSLVQQVDEALGQDFDLRCSSPHAAFYGVSDKNLRRKKAQFQYLLNHRPQILSPVLPFSCRDRCQVRRLRDKLLSVAEHRDIFPNLHRVLPKSWQVLEELHFQPQAQQLWLSWWDSARLGLQAGLTEDRLQSALSYLHESGKLLYFEEHLTLREYVFHNLPRLIDILNVFCQRDATVLLQKLLSDTHIDELRATQLHHYVEGFLLHGLLPAHVIRLLLKPHIQSREDLQLILELLEKMGLCYCVNKPKCKPLNGAAAWYKFPCYVKNEVPHAEAWINGANLSGQSFVVEQLQIEYSFPFIFPPGLFARYSVQINSHVVQRSDGKYQIYAYRGKVPVVVSYRPARGALQPDTLSIASHASLPNIWTAWQAITPLVEELNVLLQEWPGLYYTVHVLCSKCLKRGSPNPHTFPGELLSQPRPEGLTEIICPKNGSERVNVALVYPPTPTVISPCSK